From a region of the Helianthus annuus cultivar XRQ/B chromosome 5, HanXRQr2.0-SUNRISE, whole genome shotgun sequence genome:
- the LOC110942505 gene encoding uncharacterized protein LOC110942505, producing the protein MEKEIRASVKYANTAAEIWKDLQERFGKESAPRSYEIRQSITMTRQEGSTVSAYFTKLRGLWDEIDTMLPAPRCECEGCKCDVGKRLVELKEKERLYEFLMELNADFTVIRTQILAMKPTPTLGIAYHLVAEDEQQRNITAGKKTVSESIAFQAAQQGK; encoded by the coding sequence ATGGAAAAGGAGATAAGAGCAAGTGTTAAATATGCAAACACAGCCGCAGAAATTTGGAAAGATCTACAAGAGAGGTTTGGTAAAGAGAGTGCGCCAAGGTCGTACGAGATCAGACAGTCGATCACCATGACCCGCCAAGAAGGGTCCACTGTATCGGCCTATTTCACAAAGTTACGTGGATTGTGGGATGAAATAGATACAATGTTACCAGCCCCTCGATGCGAGTGTGAAGGATGCAAGTGTGATGTTGGAAAAAGGCTCGTAGAATTGAAAGAAAAGGAGAGATTATATGAATTTTTAATGGAACTAAATGCTGACTTCACGGTGATTAGAACACAGATCCTTGCCATGAAGCCCACACCAACGCTTGGTATTGCCTACCACTTGGTCGCTGAAGATGAACAACAAAGAAACATCACGGCTGGAAAGAAGACTGTGTCGGAATCGATAGCTTTTCAAGCTGCACAACAAGGAAAATGA